Proteins from a genomic interval of Amphiura filiformis chromosome 9, Afil_fr2py, whole genome shotgun sequence:
- the LOC140161099 gene encoding acid-sensing ion channel 1C-like isoform X3, whose translation MEETPDKSKQGTLEREFINNTTFHGLNRIGDPDKPTWLRLLWTLAVLACSGTCLWQISLRCMEYFDYNINTQISVVYQSPLAFPAVTFCNFNRFRLSQITEADANFLIYILYAEDYDYGSYTDLESFSWYGSSFDYYETFANLTGTFNYTEFTLRAGFQLDNETLLDCQWRGRKCYPSNFTHVFTSYGNCYTFNGDTPLLNDQPGAGNGLKLVIDIQQFEYSESDTGNPEAGLKILVHDQSDPPLMDSYGIALPPGFHSFVGVRKVEYDNLIPPHGKCNKSKILDYYEPYTLSGCFIECRLQYIIQACNCKPVRYPGNFPVCSPYESTTCVSQVLQDLTSGSNGSCDCTVPCHYEEFRTSVSYATYPSVSAGVDTQSKYGVDVDYQRENLVLVDVYYEELNFQLVNQTKAMTLPSLISDVGGNLGLFLGASLLTIGEVIDYIIYKLKSLCRSERNHRQSSNTLPSSTSKRPSSRRSNAIDDSMELGPRFYIGRQNSDVIYVKPR comes from the exons ATGGAAGAAACACCAGACAAATCTAAGCAAGGAACTCTTGAGAGAGAATTCATAAATAATACAACCTTTCATGGCCTGAATCGTATTGGTGATCCAGACAAACCCACTTGGTTACGGCTCTTATGGACACTGGCTGTGTTAGCCTGTTCAGGGACATGTCTCTGGCAAATAAGTCTGCGTTGTATGGAATATTTTGATTATAACATAAATACTCAAATTTCTGTCGTGTACCAATCGCCGCTTGCATTTCCGGCAGTTACATTCTGTAATTTTAACAG ATTTCGCCTTTCACAAATCACCGAAGCAGATGCAAACTTTCTAATCTACATATTATACGCCGAGGATTATGACTATGGCAGTTATACGGATTTAGAATCGTTTTCGTGGTATGGGTCATCGTTCGATTATTATGAGACATTTGCCAATCTTACTGGAACCTTTAATTACACGGAGTTTACATTGAGAGCTGGTTTTCAGTTGGATAACGAGACTTTATTGGATTGTCAATGGAGAGGCCGTAAATGTTATCCAAGT AATTTTACGCATGTTTTTACATCATACGGCAACTGTTATACATTTAATGGTGACACGCCTCTACTAAACGACCAGCCTGGAGCGGGAAATGGGTTGAAACTTGTGATTGATATTCAACAG TTTGAATATTCAGAAAGTGACACTGGTAATCCTGAAGCTGGACTGAAGATACTTGTCCACGACCAGAGTGACCCGCCACTAATGGATTCTTATGGAATCGCACTGCCACCTGGATTCCATTCATTTGTTGGTGTTAGGAAGGTTGAA TACGACAATTTGATCCCTCCACATGGTAAATGCAACAAGAGCAAGATTCTGGATTATTACGAGCCTTACACACTAAGTGGGTGCTTCATTGAATGCAGATTGCAGTATATTATTCAAGCCTGTAATTGCAAACCCGTAAG ATATCCGGGAAATTTCCCCGTGTGCTCTCCTTATGAATCAACGACGTGTGTGTCACAAGTGCTAC AGGACCTCACCAGTGGTTCAAATGGAAGTTGTGATTGTACTGTACCGTGCCATTATGAAGAATTCCGAACATCTGTGTCTTATGCTACCTATCCTAGTGTGAGTGCTGGAGTTGATACGCAGTCTAAATATGGCGTCGATGTAGATTATCAACG GGAGAATTTAGTTCTGGTAGACGTTTACTACGAAGAATTAAACTTTCAACTTGTAAATCAGACAAAAGCCATGACGTTGCCAAGCCTCATAA GTGATGTTGGTGGAAATCTTGGCCTTTTTCTGGGAGCGAGTCTGTTAACAATTGGAGAGGTAATCGACTACATAATATATAAACTAAAATCACTTTGCAGATCAGAACGCAACCACAGACAGTCGTCGAATACACTTCCATCTTCAACTAGCAAACGACCATCGTCCAGAAGAAGTAATGCCATTGATGATTCAATGGAATTAGGTCCAAGATTTTATATTGGCCGTCAAAATAGCGACGTCATTTATGTCAAGCCTAGGTAG